A window of Solanum stenotomum isolate F172 chromosome 3, ASM1918654v1, whole genome shotgun sequence contains these coding sequences:
- the LOC125858908 gene encoding uncharacterized protein LOC125858908, with protein sequence MGYHHLLILLFPLSWLLVRKTFKASSHLDIKFKALIFARLLGRRLNLDNVQIESLYPEEIGPEVMPLEDFLVNDLLLLDKEIEDRIKQASENGNVLRYVFLIDDARCEVGIQEVPNDSALGRLRGSDNVVEIYSRCYEKQPLVIQGTGAGNDTTTAGVLADILDIQDLFP encoded by the exons ATGGGTTATCATCATTTGCTTATCCTGCTTTTCCCCTTATCATGGTTACTTGTAAGGAAAACATTCAAAGCCAGTTCCCATCTGGATATAAAATTCAAG GCTCTAATTTTTGCTCGGCTCCTTGGACGGCGTTTGAACCTAGATAATG TTCAGATTGAAAGCTTGTATCCTGAAGAAATAGGACCAGAAGTGATGCCTCTGGAGGACTTTCTAGTGAATGACCTTCTCTTACTTGATAAGGAAATTGAAGATAGGATTAAACAAGCTTCTGAAAATGGGAATGTTCTGCGTTATGTTTTCTTGATTGATGATGCAAG ATGTGAAGTTGGCATCCAAGAAGTTCCAAATGATTCTGCATTGGGAAGATTAAGAGGAAGTGATAATGTG GTGGAGATATACAGCCGTTGTTATGAGAAACAACCTCTGGTTATCCAAGGCACTGGAGCAGGAAATGATACCACAACAGCTGGTGTCCTAGCTGATATCCTTGACATTCAAGATTTATTCCCTTGA